In a genomic window of Acidobacteriota bacterium:
- a CDS encoding CAP domain-containing protein: MNGLRSLMRWVVGAALWVVLVPSLPMSELQAQDLASGACLTEEESRLYELIDAYRAQHDLPTIPVSPSLTLVARLHVEDLLAQGRLTHGWQDCPYDAGDSATFSCMWQAPERLGTEYPHFGYENAFWDGGEATAERAFQGWKSSRGGHREVILNQGPWEKDWKALGLSIQGPFAVLWVGHEVDPALECD, from the coding sequence ATGAACGGTTTGCGCTCGCTGATGCGATGGGTTGTTGGCGCAGCACTTTGGGTGGTGCTGGTGCCGAGCCTGCCCATGTCCGAGCTTCAGGCCCAGGATCTCGCCTCGGGGGCCTGCCTCACCGAGGAGGAATCCAGGCTCTACGAGCTGATCGACGCCTACCGCGCCCAACACGATCTGCCCACCATCCCGGTCTCGCCATCCCTCACCCTGGTCGCCCGCCTCCATGTCGAAGACCTCCTGGCCCAGGGGCGCCTGACCCACGGTTGGCAGGATTGCCCCTACGATGCCGGCGACTCCGCGACCTTTTCCTGCATGTGGCAGGCGCCGGAGCGGCTGGGGACGGAGTATCCGCACTTCGGCTATGAGAACGCCTTTTGGGACGGTGGAGAGGCCACCGCGGAACGGGCCTTCCAGGGGTGGAAGAGCAGTCGGGGAGGCCATCGGGAGGTGATTCTCAACCAGGGGCCGTGGGAGAAGGATTGGAAGGCCCTGGGGCTCTCCATCCAGGGCCCCTTCGCCGTGCTGTGGGTGGGGCACGAGGTCGATCCTGCGCTGGAGTGTGACTGA